Proteins from a single region of Coregonus clupeaformis isolate EN_2021a chromosome 35, ASM2061545v1, whole genome shotgun sequence:
- the LOC121550861 gene encoding intercellular adhesion molecule 1: MECQRTTMLSPQRMLGLLMLILLHGAADGACPPDINPLTLEPPVVVVRHGDPLEVNCSTLFNTHLGMHWVSTEGKTSLEEDRQFVTWNVAGVDWGTQAQCNIKLNGSLQCSQDLTLTVYKTPDSVSISVLSHSGPMVEGTEYQLQCDIQNIAPLQNLVVKWYKGNEPVGNVTYSNISKTPVDVSATLMISPSRDDDGAQYRCGAELDLGPEGPQPHPTVTSEPLNITVHYAPKFLPGNDTVVVSAGSDVSLDCSAEGNPPPELKWTNNTAEGNANETTVGPLRTLSISRVTANATYNCTVTNRLGSITKQMHVLVEVPPQRHLTMFPTVPTTPGATTTLPAAAKPKVVTSPLELNPPRVVVRYGDSVSVNCSTSSTVHEGMGWEATYGGTGFEQDVNIVTWTVDHLTDWTIEPKCYMTLTNSDQPIEVLPVILYKTPDSISISPLSHSGPMVEGTVYQLQCDIQNIAPLQNLVVKWYKGNEPVDNVTYSNIIKTPVNVSATLMITPSRDDDGAQYRCGAELDLGPEGPQPHPSVTSEPLNITVHYKPVIERLNLHSHVNESSTLDMILYTVSGNPPPNAVWYQEGRQVNASAPLARTDSGQYVITITNDIGSTNSTVHITVEYAPKFTCPDQYIFKENENHNLLVTCTVDGNPSSKITWYKAQQKVDIPQSLTRENRGEYTLVTNNKHGQASHTLVIDVLYAPEFLLGNDTVILSGDSDVSLNCSAEGNPPPEIKWTFAAGNVTVSTEGRQRTVRITRATSTNAGIYICTATNRVGTATRTTTVIPMKGYSTIMIWWIPVVILVTFVLIVVLYCRWRKRHGHYNFITNNNTEVNQPNNVPMMPPPTTVVGNPDPGGYPTKKV, translated from the exons ATGGAGTGCCAGAGAACTACCATGCTGTCACCCCAGAGGATGTTGGGCCTCCTCATGCTCATATTGTTACATGGAG CTGCAGATGGAGCCTGTCCTCCTGACATCAACCCTCTGACTCTGGAGCCTCCTGTGGTGGTGGTGAGACACGGGGATCCACTGGAGGTCAACTGCAGCACGTTGTTCAACACCCACCTGGGGATGCACTGGGTTTCTACAGAGGGAAAAACAAGCTTGGAGGAAGATAGACAGTTTGTCACCTGGAACGTGGCTGGGGTGGACTGGGGTACACAGGCTCAGTGCAACATAAAGTTGAATGGGAGTCTCCAATGCAGTCAAGACCTTACTCTCActgtgtaca AGACTCCAGACAGCGTCTCCATCTCTGTTCTGAGCCACTCTGGTCCCATGGTGGAGGGGACAGAGTACCAGCTGCAGTGTGACATACAGAACATCGCTCCTCTACAGAACCTGGTTGTGAAGTGGTACAAAGGGAATGAACCCGTAGGTAATGTAACTTACAGTAACATCAGTAAGACACCAGTGGATGTGTCAGCTACTCTGATGATCAGCCCCAGTAGAGATGATGATGGAGCTCAGTATAGATGTGGAGCAGAACTGGACCTGGGACCAGAGGGACCACAACCCCATCCTACAGTGACATCAGAACCTCTCAACATTACTGTGCACT ACGCTCCTAAGTTCCTTCCAGGGAATGACACAGTGGTGGTGAGTGCAGGTAGTGATGTGTCTCTGGACTGCAGTGCTGAGGGGAACCCTCCTCCTGAGCTGAAGTGGACCAACAACACTGCAGAGGGAAATGCCAATGAGACCACTGTAGGGCCCCTGCGTACTCTCTCTATCTCCAGAGTAACAGCTAATGCAACATACAACTGCACAGTCACAAATAGACTGGGCTCCATCACCAAGCAAATGCATGTCCTTGTAGAAGTACCTCCACAACGTCACCTAACGATGTTCCCCACAGTACCCACAACTCCAGGAGCTACGACCACCCTCCCAGCAGCAGCCAAGCCAAAAG TAGTTACCTCTCCTCTTGAGCTCAACCCTCCCAGAGTGGTGGTGAGATATGGAGACTCAGTCTCAGTCAACTGCAGCACATCATCCACAGTCCACGAGGGGATGGGCTGGGAGGCCACATACGGAGGTACAGGTTTTGAACAAGATGTTAACATTGTCACCTGGACTGTGGATCATCTTACTGATTGGACAATAGAACCTAAATGCTACATGACCCTCACTAACAGCGACCAACCCATAGAAGTGCTTCCAGTCATTCTTTACA AGACTCCAGACagcatctccatctctcctctgagCCACTCTGGTCCCATGGTGGAGGGGACAGTGTACCAGCTGCAGTGTGACATACAGAACATCGCTCCTCTACAGAACCTGGTTGTGAAGTGGTACAAAGGGAATGAACCCGTAGATAATGTAACTTACAGTAACATCATTAAGACACCAGTGAATGTGTCAGCTACTCTGATGATCACCCCCAGTAGAGATGATGATGGAGCTCAGTATAGATGTGGAGCAGAACTGGACCTGGGACCAGAGGGACCACAACCCCATCCTTCAGTGACATCAGAACCTCTCAACATTACTGTGCACT ACAAGCCAGTGATTGAACGTCTAAACCTGCACAGTCATGTGAATGAGAGTTCCACCCTGGACATGATCCTTTATACTGTCAGTGGGAATCCTCCCCCTAACGCTGTGTGGTACCAAGAGGGCAGACAGGTCAATGCCTCTGCACCCCTGGCCAGGACGGACTCAGGCCAGTATGTCATCACGATCACCAATGACATAGGCAGCACCAACTCTACTGTTCACATCACAGTGGAAT ATGCCCCCAAGTTTACCTGTCCTGATCAATATATTTTTAAAGAGAATGAAAATCACAACCTCTTAGTCACCTGTACAGTTGATGGCAACCCATCTTCTAAAATCACCTGGTATAAAGCCCAACAGAAAGTGGATATCCCTCAAAGTCTGACTAGGGAAAACAGAGGGGAGTACACCCTGGTTACAAACAACAAACATGGACAAGCCTCTCACACGCTTGTTATTGACGTCTTGT ATGCTCCTGAGTTCCTTCTAGGGAATGACACCGTGATTTTGAGCGGAGACAGTGATGTGTCTCTGAACTGCAGTGCTGAGGGGAACCCTCCTCCTGAGATAAAGTGGACCTTCGCTGCAGGCAATGTGACGGTGTCCACTGAGGGGCGCCAGAGGACTGTTAGAATCACCAGAGCCACGTCTACCAACGCTGGGATCTACATCTGCACTGCCACGAATAGAGTTGGGACGGCCACTAGAACTACAACAGTAATCCCTATGAAAG GTTACTCCACAATTATGATTTGGTGGATTCCAGTAGTTATCCTAGTCACTTTTGTCCTGATAGTTGTTCTCTACTGTAGGTGGAGGAAAAGACATGGACATTATAATTTcataacaaacaacaacacagaagTCAACCAGCCAAACAATGTTCCAATGATGCCACCGCCTACAACAGTGGTAGGCAACCCTGATCCAGGGGGGTATCCTACGAAGAAGGTTTGA